The Rhododendron vialii isolate Sample 1 chromosome 8a, ASM3025357v1 genome has a window encoding:
- the LOC131298916 gene encoding uncharacterized protein LOC131298916 isoform X3, giving the protein MDREKDAFYVVKKGDIIGVYKCLNDCQALLGSSVRDPSVNVFKGYGLRKEAEDYLVSNGLKNAVYSVAATDVEDRLFGQLSVCPFQQPPSSKGKALDQLISDRRLQHKEVVPTSIPVSPQSKHAVFQNIIQVPSGSSISAQGFCTLEFDGASKGNPGLAGAGAVLRVEGGSGSRVCRLREGVGIATNNVAEYRALLLGLNYALQKGYKHIRVQGDSKLVVMQVQGLWKLKNQNMADLCKVAKELKDRFLSFEIRHVERDLNSAADVQANLAIHLKNGEVQEEWETK; this is encoded by the exons ATGGATCGAGAGAAGGATGCTTTTTACGTTGTAAAAAAGGGGGACATTATCGGCGTCTACAAATGTTTGAATGATTGCCAAGCTCTACTTGGATCCTCT GTGCGTGATCCTTCTGTAAATGTCTTTAAAGGGTATGGCTTGCGAAAGGAGGCCGAGGACTACCTTGTCTCTAATGGGCTTAAGAATGCTGTGTATTCTGTTGCAGCAACTGATGTGGAAGACCGTCTTTTTGGTCAACTTTCTGTGTGCCCTTTCCAG CAACCCCCTTCTTCTAAAGGAAAAGCATTGGACCAGTTGATTTCAGACAGGAGATTGCAG CACAAGGAAGTTGTACCAACCTCAATCCCCGTATCTCCTCAGAGTAAGCATGCTGTGTTCCAGAATATCATCCAAGTTCCATCTGGTTCTTCTATTTCA GCACAGGGCTTCTGTACTCTTGAGTTTGATGGTGCCTCGAAAGGGAATCCTGGACTTGCTGGGGCAGGTGCTGTGCTACGGGTTGAAGGTGGAAGTGGAAGTAGG GTTTGTCGATTGCGGGAAGGTGTTGGCATTGCAACTAATAATGTTGCTGAATATCGAGCATTGCTTTTAGGATTGAACTATGCTCTTCAGAAAGGATATAAACACATTCGTGTACAAGGAGACTCTAAACTCGTCGTTATGCAG GTTCAAGGTCTGTggaaactcaaaaatcaaaacatggCAGACTTGTGCAAGGTGGCCAAGGAGCTCAAGGATAGGTTCTTGTCTTTCGAGATCCGTCATGTTGAAAGG GACTTAAACTCCGCAGCTGATGTCCAAGCAAACCTGGCTATACATCTCAAAA ATGGGGAGGTTCAAGAGGAATGGGAGACAAAATAG
- the LOC131298916 gene encoding uncharacterized protein LOC131298916 isoform X1: MDREKDAFYVVKKGDIIGVYKCLNDCQALLGSSVRDPSVNVFKGYGLRKEAEDYLVSNGLKNAVYSVAATDVEDRLFGQLSVCPFQQPPSSKGKALDQLISDRRLQHKEVVPTSIPVSPQSKHAVFQNIIQVPSGSSISAQGFCTLEFDGASKGNPGLAGAGAVLRVEGGSGSRVCSHFMVCRLREGVGIATNNVAEYRALLLGLNYALQKGYKHIRVQGDSKLVVMQVQGLWKLKNQNMADLCKVAKELKDRFLSFEIRHVERDLNSAADVQANLAIHLKNGEVQEEWETK, encoded by the exons ATGGATCGAGAGAAGGATGCTTTTTACGTTGTAAAAAAGGGGGACATTATCGGCGTCTACAAATGTTTGAATGATTGCCAAGCTCTACTTGGATCCTCT GTGCGTGATCCTTCTGTAAATGTCTTTAAAGGGTATGGCTTGCGAAAGGAGGCCGAGGACTACCTTGTCTCTAATGGGCTTAAGAATGCTGTGTATTCTGTTGCAGCAACTGATGTGGAAGACCGTCTTTTTGGTCAACTTTCTGTGTGCCCTTTCCAG CAACCCCCTTCTTCTAAAGGAAAAGCATTGGACCAGTTGATTTCAGACAGGAGATTGCAG CACAAGGAAGTTGTACCAACCTCAATCCCCGTATCTCCTCAGAGTAAGCATGCTGTGTTCCAGAATATCATCCAAGTTCCATCTGGTTCTTCTATTTCA GCACAGGGCTTCTGTACTCTTGAGTTTGATGGTGCCTCGAAAGGGAATCCTGGACTTGCTGGGGCAGGTGCTGTGCTACGGGTTGAAGGTGGAAGTGGAAGTAGGGTATGCAGCCACTTCATG GTTTGTCGATTGCGGGAAGGTGTTGGCATTGCAACTAATAATGTTGCTGAATATCGAGCATTGCTTTTAGGATTGAACTATGCTCTTCAGAAAGGATATAAACACATTCGTGTACAAGGAGACTCTAAACTCGTCGTTATGCAG GTTCAAGGTCTGTggaaactcaaaaatcaaaacatggCAGACTTGTGCAAGGTGGCCAAGGAGCTCAAGGATAGGTTCTTGTCTTTCGAGATCCGTCATGTTGAAAGG GACTTAAACTCCGCAGCTGATGTCCAAGCAAACCTGGCTATACATCTCAAAA ATGGGGAGGTTCAAGAGGAATGGGAGACAAAATAG
- the LOC131298916 gene encoding uncharacterized protein LOC131298916 isoform X2 — MDREKDAFYVVKKGDIIGVYKCLNDCQALLGSSVRDPSVNVFKGYGLRKEAEDYLVSNGLKNAVYSVAATDVEDRLFGQLSVCPFQQPPSSKGKALDQLISDRRLQEVVPTSIPVSPQSKHAVFQNIIQVPSGSSISAQGFCTLEFDGASKGNPGLAGAGAVLRVEGGSGSRVCSHFMVCRLREGVGIATNNVAEYRALLLGLNYALQKGYKHIRVQGDSKLVVMQVQGLWKLKNQNMADLCKVAKELKDRFLSFEIRHVERDLNSAADVQANLAIHLKNGEVQEEWETK, encoded by the exons ATGGATCGAGAGAAGGATGCTTTTTACGTTGTAAAAAAGGGGGACATTATCGGCGTCTACAAATGTTTGAATGATTGCCAAGCTCTACTTGGATCCTCT GTGCGTGATCCTTCTGTAAATGTCTTTAAAGGGTATGGCTTGCGAAAGGAGGCCGAGGACTACCTTGTCTCTAATGGGCTTAAGAATGCTGTGTATTCTGTTGCAGCAACTGATGTGGAAGACCGTCTTTTTGGTCAACTTTCTGTGTGCCCTTTCCAG CAACCCCCTTCTTCTAAAGGAAAAGCATTGGACCAGTTGATTTCAGACAGGAGATTGCAG GAAGTTGTACCAACCTCAATCCCCGTATCTCCTCAGAGTAAGCATGCTGTGTTCCAGAATATCATCCAAGTTCCATCTGGTTCTTCTATTTCA GCACAGGGCTTCTGTACTCTTGAGTTTGATGGTGCCTCGAAAGGGAATCCTGGACTTGCTGGGGCAGGTGCTGTGCTACGGGTTGAAGGTGGAAGTGGAAGTAGGGTATGCAGCCACTTCATG GTTTGTCGATTGCGGGAAGGTGTTGGCATTGCAACTAATAATGTTGCTGAATATCGAGCATTGCTTTTAGGATTGAACTATGCTCTTCAGAAAGGATATAAACACATTCGTGTACAAGGAGACTCTAAACTCGTCGTTATGCAG GTTCAAGGTCTGTggaaactcaaaaatcaaaacatggCAGACTTGTGCAAGGTGGCCAAGGAGCTCAAGGATAGGTTCTTGTCTTTCGAGATCCGTCATGTTGAAAGG GACTTAAACTCCGCAGCTGATGTCCAAGCAAACCTGGCTATACATCTCAAAA ATGGGGAGGTTCAAGAGGAATGGGAGACAAAATAG